The Miscanthus floridulus cultivar M001 chromosome 7, ASM1932011v1, whole genome shotgun sequence genome includes a region encoding these proteins:
- the LOC136464614 gene encoding uncharacterized protein, translated as MELLLVACRVASARPLLPISPGAFRRASAGTVRQAAASSSNVEVIDATAPATSSPGAAKQWRAGGLGLELSEEMRRGMMWRMLSPPAAAVAADVAFLGLLERAQPGDVPSWAAAAGSAVLFAVGLLGVHYGFLSSRWDAAETGSVVGWDLAVRHWNVLSMAKEYSSSVDEEEDDDDEEYEDEEEYEDEDSD; from the coding sequence atggAGCTGCTGCTCGTCGCATGCCGTGTCGCCAGCGCGCGGCCGCTACTTCCAATCAGCCCCGGCGCCTTTCGCCGCGCCAGCGCCGGCACCGTCAGGCAGGCGGCCGCCAGTTCCAGCAACGTCGAGGTCATCGACGCCACGGCGCCGGCGACGTCGTCGCCGGGCGCAGCGAAGCAGTGGCGCGCGGGCGGGCTCGGGCTGGAGCTGTCGGAGGAGATGCGGCGCGGGATGATGTGGCGGATGCTGTCGCCtcccgcggcggcggtggcggcggacgTCGCGTTCCTGGGGCTGCTCGAGCGCGCGCAGCCCGGGGACGTGCCGTCATGGGCCGCCGCCGCGGGCTCCGCCGTGCTCTTCGCGGTGGGGCTGCTCGGGGTCCACTACGGGTTCCTGTCGTCGAGGTGGGACGCGGCGGAGACGGGGTCCGTCGTTGGGTGGGACCTCGCCGTGCGGCACTGGAACGTACTTTCCATGGCAAAGGAGTACTCTTCCTCggtggacgaggaggaggatgacgacgacgaggaaTACGAAGACGAAGAGGAGTATGAGGATGAAGACAGTGATTGA